The Xiphophorus maculatus strain JP 163 A chromosome 7, X_maculatus-5.0-male, whole genome shotgun sequence region ctgtttttgtttctcactGTGTTTTTACTAgacattatgaaaacaaaagaaatacaacTGGCTTGGAGGCAAGTTTTTCTGATCCTGTTTAATTTGTTTGGAGATAGTTTCCACTCAGACCGGTCGGAACAAGGACCCATATTTATGTGCACATTTCAGCCAATCAAGTTCATCACATTGTTTGTTCAGGAAAGTACCTGGTGTTCAGAAAAGTACCTGGTTATGTGGCCTTACTGTATTCATATCTATTGAGGCtagaaaaaatgtaacttcTGGGCTTGAAAggatttttcccccccctttcAAGCTATAAAACCTTTGATCTTTATCAATCATTATGTTGTTGCtttgggggcgggggggtaTCTGTAAGCAGGTACGTAACAAAGCACTTTTAGtgaaactttctgttttcaaataagACTGATATGTCTGATTTCAGTTTCTGCCTTGAAGCCAGAAGAGATGCCAGAGGTGCGGATGGACACCGAAGAGAGGCAGAGCGCTGGATATGAGGTTTACCATCAAAAATTGGTAGGGATTGCCAAGCAGGTCATTCCCACCTCCCAGAGTAGTTTAGAATAGGATTCCTACGCAGTCTGGAACCCAGATTGAGTCTTTTCCTGGTctggattaaaattaaaaaacaaaaacaaaactaaaatgtacATTCAGACTTCcagacttttttctctcttttgtgcTCTGCCAGATCCATCCATCATAAATTCAGTGAAGCTTTTGTACATATACTTTGGAAAATATATGTACTTTCCAACTTTggaaagtatatggactttccaAAGTACATATACTGGAAAAacggaaaaactgaaaaattaaacccaataaatgaataaaagggTAGAAACtctatttttacttaaaaaatctttattttttggcaaaagtTTTTATATATCCTATGATAGCAAAGATTTCAACAATGCATCCATACCgtaaagactttttaaatgtcactttaGCATATACAGTACAAGGAAGCTGTTTAAATGCTACaacattttgtatgtttgtagCATTCAGTCCCTTATATTGCACTGATAAATAGTCCTGACTGACGCATCTCATCTGTAGGTGTTTTTTGCTGAGGACGTGGGGTCCAACAAGGGCGCCATCATCGGGCTTATGGTTGGAGGGGTTGTCATAGCGACAGTCATTGTCATTACTTTGGTGATGCTGAGAAAGAAGCAATACACCTCCATCCATCATGGTGTAATCGAGGTAAAAGGCTAAAACCTACATGATGTGATATTCTATAAAGTTAATCCTTCATaaactccctttttttttcctgtgttttatttgttgttgttgttgttgtggaaGGTGGACGCAGCAGTGACTCCCGAGGAGCGTCATCTGGCCAAGATGCAGCAGAACGGCTACGAGAACCCGACCTACAAATTCTTCGAGCAGATGCAGAACTGAAGGACCGCTGGCTGAGGTTTCCTTCAGGTGTGCCCCGCCCGGCTCCACACGGTCACTGTCGCGCTCTCTTCCATTCTGATCCCTTGCCCTCAGCCCCTGCAGGGACCACGAGGGCGGCTGTCAAAGCTGGTTTTTAAcgtttcaaacagaaaagatcAACCTTTTGCATGTCTCAGTCAGGGGTTTGGGCCAAAGGATGCTGGCATGGAACGAAtatctttttaatcttttttttttcttgcttgatTGTACAGAGCTAAAAAGTTTCCCCCCTCAAGCAGACAAAGGTACCCCGGCTTACCTGCACGTTTCAGCCAATCACAACTCCTCGTGGTGTTTGTACAGGAAATACCTTTGTGTTTatatgacatcatcatctgccCTCAGATAACAGGTCGGGGCTCTTAGAGCTCCTCGCCGCACGACTGAAGTGTTTCAGGTCGGTTTtgcataaaaagcagaaaacaaagaaaaaatatatcctcaatcaaaatatattaaaagctgatgatatttaatgttttgttttttcatgtgtAATATAATAAGCCAGAGATTAGCTGTAAGTAAATGTAGTGCATGGCATTATCGAAGTATGTGGACGTCCTGAGAGCGGACCTCCCTTTAGATATTTTAGCAGGATTGTATATTTCCAGTGTCAACTTTGTGATCTCGTGatatgaaggagaaaaaaaaaaaaaaagtattgagAATATGCTCTGCTTTGTCGTCGCACAGACTTGCTTTAATTCAAATCCGCTCATCTCCATGCTTCACTGTTGCGTTAGCTGCATGGGCCAAATGCTCTCTCCTCGTGTAAAATATGAAGTCTAGTAGAATCTGAAAGGAAGAAGATCGTGTTACTCTTTGCGTTTCTATGCACTCGTCATTTCCGAAGCCTGACTATTATCACCAAATATGGAAAGCGTTAATTTTGATGCCGACTGTCGCCGCACTTTGTGatgtcttcttttgttttagaacGAAGATTGAAGGGGTAGTCCAGAATTTTACAACGAGGTTCTGTGGCAAGATCGTAAGCAGTTAGTATCTTACCTGCTGTAGATAATTTAGTGTTCGCCTCGCTCTAACCCATCATGCTTCGTGTGAATCATGCGTACAACTTCAGGATCAGCATTGTTACACGCACAGCAAAGGTCacagaagaaatctgaataaaaagcaggaaaatatcAAGTTTTACTCTTTAAATTGACTAATATGAACAGAGGTTCAGGCACAGCAGCAAGGAGAAACATTGAGCTGCTTATGTGTTGCAGGACCTCTTGCAGCTCTGCATCTCTAATATTAGGAGGGTAAAAATACAATTcaacagtaaaatgtgtttctatgCTTTTAAACCTGCTGTGAGAGAATCATGTATTTgactattattatttatttatactttgaGCCACAGTCACATTTGCAGTCGGTGGGTATTTCTACAAAAGGATGGATTATTTACCTCAGAGGTGGATATTGGAGGCGGTGTGCCACCAATGaccttcctgtgtgaaacacgTACTGAGAATGGAACGTGTAAAAGCTTTTCTGGTCAGAAAAGTGAGGcagtttaaaaatcaacattttgcaCTATTTTTCTTATGCTATTGatgttttttaaggttttggaGTTGCTTTAAGCCTCGAGGATCAAATCACCTGGATTGATACTAAATGACGACACAAACAGTAATGTACTGCAAGTAAGATATTATCTGCTTCTAACCTCGAACAGAACCTCGCTCCTGGATCCTGAGCTACCCCTTTTATGTTAAGCTTTGGAAAGCTGTTTTTAGTAAAGCATATCATTCCTGATTTAACTAATATCTTGATTGTAAATACTTGGCCGACGGAGCATCTAGGGTTGTTGAGCCACTGAAGTGATGGTTTCCAGTTGTCTGCTCTTTTGTCCTCGTCTAAAAATCCCCCAACTCCTCACATCAATCCTTTTTGTTTCAGATCTGGCAGCAATATTGTACAGAGCAGGAGTTGTTAATCAGACATTATTTAGGGCAGTACTTACTGGAAAGTGCTTAGATGTTCTCCAGACGGTTCTGTATTTACACCACAAACATTCCTTCACCAAATCAACCCTTTCTATTTTTCTACATCCGCTGTGTATACATGTACAGTGCTGTAACGTTTCTTTCCTTGCATATCTGTTGTAATGCTCCTCAAAGCGAAAGACGTGTTCAACTCCCCTTAAGTTATTATAATAGTTACCATGAATGTGACATGCATATATTGCATTATTATGAAAATACAACACATATCACCTCTGCAAATGTACAGACACCAACTGAAGCTCTTAAATCAGGTgaatgtttaattaaatgctTTTCCCCCCTCTGTTGTTTTAGTGACCTTCCTTTTGTGTGTGGTTTGAAACATTTGCTTAAAGTCAGAAAAGCTTTCTACACTCCCCCATtccataaataaattttgaatgTACATATGActggctgttttatttttcttttctggggCATAAGTGGGGGTGGGCTTATCTAGAAAAGATTTACAGTTCACACAAAGttgatagaaaatgtttttcactttatccCCCCCTAGTGGACAAAAAATGGTCCAGCACTTCATGGAAACgcactaaataaaatacaaaatgagtCTTATGAAAATACACTTGCCTTCTTGGCTATcaaaaaacatgacatatttGTATATACAGTGGATTACAGACAAAGAGCGCACAACACCAAGCCTCTAATAGCAGTTTCACTCACTCATTCAGCCATGCACACGACAATCTGTAATTATAAACACATTCTTTCCTCATCCTGAGCTCGCCTCTGTTGGGTAGAGTTagtaaaaagctaaaaaaaaaaacatcacctgCCTCAGTCTAAGCTGAATTTAACTGTATATACAACAAAGTTTTTAATCCACACTGATCGGGGATCAGCTTTGTGTATAAAGGGACGCATGATTTCCAGCCAGTACCGCGGACTCCTTCAGCTGTCCTTGTCTAGTGTGGTGGCCAGCGTGACTGTGGTGATGGGCTGTCCGAGGCCGTGCATCTGAATGCGAGCCAGTTTCTTCTGCTCGCACTCTGTCACCAGGTTGTTGAGCTCGGCGGCGCTATAGCCAATCAGAGTCCTCAAGTCGCACACAAACTTGTAGACGAAGCGCTTGCCCTGCACTTTGCTGATCATGTCCCCGTCGTAGTAGTACCTGAACCGCAACAGGCAAAGTTGATAATTAGTAAAAAACACAGTGTGCATCTCCACTctatttttaaagctgcagtatgtaacttttatttaaaataaaatatgttttacatatttcttataATGACAGTataagacaaataatctgtgggggaaaaaaaaacaaaaaacgagctCCTCagctttctcccagtgctacctgcagaaatacaccgcGTGGCCAGAAGCAACctatcagagccagaaggagggtcttagcgctgttaatcaCCCTCCTGTACACACCGCTCATACTGTCCTTGCTCACTGCTACGCCACAGCTAGTTCCTGACAGCTGCTattaatgctaatgctagttagcatggacACCGATGACGACGACTAAGAGGTTTTCCAGAATGGCaatttgtttctccaccattagcacatttagcagcttGTACACATGGGTGATTGAGAGCGCTAAaaccttctggctctgattggttgtttttgactgtgaattgtgcatttctgcagattgCAAAAGTAGTGATAGGAAGTGGAGGAGCTTTatttatactgtcacaacatagtgacagttttaaaaaaatatgtaaaaaactttttataaaagctacatactgcagttttaaggCACTGCGTATAACTTTGTTCACTGGAGTAATATCACCTTCGCCCTATGTAAACAGTAAAGACACTCCTGCCAACTGAAGTGAAAAAGTTTCCACTccaatataaagaaaacaagcactgtgggtttcttttaaaaagctagTTTCTTTTCAGCAGCTGCTTCGCTTAAGTAAAAACCTCACCTATTATCTGAAATCAGTCAACTGTGCCAAGACGTTTACTCAACAAACGTCGTGAGAGTTTCAGCTGACACTTTGATCACAAGCACTCCCTTCCCATAAGATTCACTTTTACTCATAGGAAAAATGTAAACTGGTTAAACAACTCCAACTTGTCCAATAGATTTACCGACTCCATCTTCATCTGCTTTACGAGGCTTTGTCACATCCGCAGAAGagtaaacagaagaaatatgCATTAATCTAAGCGTGCCTGCCTTGGTGGAGAAAATGCTTCCTGATGCAATATGCTTTTGAGCATAATGCATCATGCTTTCCATTTGGTGCTTTGTTCAAGAGGTGCTTTAAGGGGAATCTGCAAACTTTTCTCAACACGAGTCAGCAACCTTTACAACCCTGAGGTTTAATTATTGAAAAAGAACTTATTTGAGGAAAAACTGCTACATTTTTGATTAcctttacatttgaaataaagctaagttCTTTGACTGGGCCGCAGTAGGGGGTGGATCTGCATGTTGCAGGCCCCTGCTCTACACATAACCTTTTCATGCAAGACAAAACGTTTTAATCACATATAAGAAGAGcaccttctttattttttgtgtccCCTGTATGATTTGAGGCAAAACCCTGGACTTTCTTACATGGAGCTCAGATTTGTGGATTGCATCATTACTATCTGTTCCGTCAGTAGACTCTCCCGCCTGAGTCACCGCAGGCATCTCGGATGCTCCTATGATTTATCCTGTCTTTACCAGACCTTCAGGGTACAGTTGTGGAAACCCTTTTCATTCCTGCATAAGGGATTGAACCATTCAAAGCTTGGTATTTGCCTTCATTTAAACCTCCCCACAACGTCATCCCTGACCCGTGAAGACCCGTCTTCTTGGTCTTCACTAACTTCCTCTACTGAACCTCTGAGACTTTCACAGAACAGGTAGATTTATACTGACGTCACATGTGAGCATGAGTGGACTTAATGTAGCTATTAGTTGATGTCTGAAGGCATCTGGTTGCACAGGACTTTATTGAGGAGTGTCAGACTAAAGGGGCCCAAAGATCAAACTAGCATGCCTAACCTttagtttaactttattttatgaataaattcaCAATTAGGCACTATTAtcatataaaacacaaatacaactcACTGAAGTGTCTGGGTGTAACTTAATAAAATGTCAAGGGCTTTTAATACTGCTATAAATGCCACGTGTGGAGCTAAATAATTCAGCCTATTCATTTCTTAagaatttttttacaaaatcaaagaaagaagcaatgaattaatttacaaatttaAGAGGCAACTTaatgaaatcaaagaaaaatctggaatttAGGAATTTTTGGAGTCCCAAATTTGAGATCAATAAATGTAGCACTATCAATCGGGAATGTTTCTAAGCCCAAATATTATTACGTAAGTAAGCCATGTATTTCTGCATCAATTTGACGCCAAGGTTAAAGATCAATTCCTGGAAGTCCCGAAACTtcaaggtaaaaagaaaaacatgaaataaatgagGAGAATCAAACCTCAGGGCTCTGCTGAGCTTCTCGTAGTTCATCGTCGGCTTGTTTTTGCGCTGGCCCCATTTCTGCGCCACAAGCTCCGGCTGGTTCAGCTTGAACTCTCCCTCCTCTCCGACCCAGGAAATGCAGTCTCTTGCGTCTTTGTCCGTCAGAAGCTCCAGCAGGAACTGCCACAGCTGGATCTGACCGTTGTTACCTGGAAACCATGGAGACAGGGCGGCCATCACAGaggaaataataatattagTCTTTGAAATTAGCAGCAATCAAATTCAGCAACAATCATTTCTATACGAGGGCCAAAAATATACCCAATTAATGGTATTATCTGTAGAATGTAGCTCAGTAATATAGAAATGTATAAGTTTATTGATATGATTCCTCAATGGGAAACTATATACATGTTGAAATTTGTGTGAGACGTTACCTGTGCGGTTGCCGGGGGAACTGCGCTCCTCTCCTGAAATTCTGGGCGCTCTGGGGCCCCGGTTATGTTTCAGTACTTTTATAGCAGTGGGCGTGCTCACTTGAGCAGGAATTATCTGAACAGCTACAAAGACAAACAAGTGATCAGGCACATTGTAgctaatatacagtacagaccaaaagtttggacacaccttctaattcaatgggttttctttattttcttgacTATTTATAaagcaagaaatcccacttattaacctgacagggcaacacctatgaagtgaaaaccatttcaggtgacgacctcttgaagctcatcaagaaaatgcagagtgtgtgcaaagcagtaatcacagcaaaaggttgctactttgaagaaactagaatataaggggtattttcagttgttttacacttttttgtttagtgcatatttccacatgtgttattcatagttttgatgccttcagtgtgaatctacaatgtcaatagtcatgaaaataaatgaaactcattggattaaaaggtgtgtccaaacttttggtctgtgcTGTATTTATGAGtcactttttttctgtgctAGGATAACGTAAGTCCCACACATTAAACCAAACTCGGGTAAGTGTAACTGGATCACTTGTAACACTTACGTTGATCTATAGTGACAGTGGCGTCCCCGCCCGACTGGTCCTGACTGGCCAACACGTCTGAGATAAATATAAAGAATTACTCTCTTTATCGAGGCAAATATTTAGCAAACAACAGACAACCCTTCCAGTTTTTAGAGCAAACAGAGGCTTGTTGTGACATACATTTGCGCAGCAGCTCCAGGTGGCTCCACAGTATCTCTCCGTTTGGCACTTTCTGAAGGAACTCCTCTTGGTTGAAGCTGCAGAGCTCTCGGCCGGGGATGTGGATGCTGCCGATCTCCATCTCATCGATGTTGAATTCCTTCATGACCCACACAGCCCAGTGGATCACCTGGTCAGCTGTCCAGAGCAAAGgatctgaggaagaggagggaggttAGGATCCTTACAGCCGTGGCTCGTGAGATTAAAGGTTTTAGTGAAGGCGTTTCTCACCATACGGTATTCCAAGCCGAACCTGCTCCTTGCGGTAACCTTCCAACGCTGCAGCCCAGCGTGTCACCTGCTCCGATGTCTCATCGGACAGGGAGGACCGCTCTACTGCGATGAGCTGTCCCTCCTCCACCAACGCCCCATCTTCTCCAGCCGCATCCGGGTCAATCACAACTTCTACTGTTTCTACCGGCTTCACTATTTCCAGGATGTTTAGCTTCTCCTCCCCTGGGCAAAGACAAACGCCACACATTATGTTTTAGTGAAATTTGGGTTTTAGGACAATCATGTTCAACACTTCTGACTGAACTGGTACCTGGTTTGGCAACGATCTGCAGGCTGAGCTGCACTGTGCCGTCCGTCTTTACCCCCTGATCGAAGAGGCTGTGATCCGGgtgaagctgaaaaaaacaacaaaaaaacaagcaagtacaaaatatttgcttcaaaATATGAGATGACCTAATCCCACACCGATCTTACCTGAATGTCTTGTAAGCAGATGTCAAATCCATCCAGACAGAATTGGACGCGAGGCTCCAAAAGCTTCTTCAGATTGCCAATGGGCTCATTGATGTCAATATCTTGTTGAATCAAATCAGAAGCTGTGATGGTCTGTTCCTCAATGCTACAAATGCGAGACAATGAGAATGAAAACATGTAGGCTCCTCTGCACAAGTTTTAAGTGTTTAAGTGATCTTTTAGCTTACCCTTCCTCTAGGCATGCCTGTTTCTCCCGTTCATCAATCTCGATCTCTATCAACTCTTCTGTCTCGCTTTTAGACATCTTGAGTTACAGATCCCTTGAAGACAGAGAGAATAAGTTTTACTCAGATTCATTTCACTTAAAGGTTTAACAcgaaaatgatcaaatcaaaactaaaaaagagaaaataaaaacaactatcagaaagttgatttttacaagagaatttattttaaaatcaactgATGTATACAAGATATACAGTACTATGACAAACCCCACTttaggaaacaaaaataagtaatttttagCATTCAATTTTTCAGCTACATCATTTAGTTTCACATTTGAAACAATTCTTTATGTTGAACTATGGTGCCCCCTAGTGGTTCCTATAATAGCTCTCCCTCTATCATGGTACTGGCAATTTATTACATGAGGGTGATACTTTTAGTTATTGCAGCCAGTTCTGAGTAGGACATCTATGACACTTGAAGGATTTAATTGTATGAAGGTAtaacaaggttttaaaaaaacaccaaaaacttTCATCATGCAGCTTTTGTGGATTCAAGTCATTTGAAAAAGAGGTGAGAGAAAAGTACCAGGGACTTTTCTCTGGTTTAATGCTACATAAGATGCTGCCCCTCCTCCACATATTGCTCTGCATAAGAGGTAAGCTGGCTGaaaagaaagttatttttaaaaatgcaaatataactTTATCCACTGATGCTTGTTTTTCCACTATTGCATGTGACTCCAGAACTTATAATTGATGAAACTTCAGTGCCTTCAAACTGTGTGTGCATTAACTTTTATTATGACATTTGGATTCAGGCAGACTGCTATAATCAAGCCAAAATATGCAATACGTTATGATAAAGGGCCAAGttgttaataataaacaagAATGCTTTCATTTGATTTGTCTGTAGTAACTACTTTAGGCCAAATCTAGGATAAGTAATTTATTCAGGGTTTTATTAGAAAGCCTAATGTCCTTCCAACAAGAATGTTTATTGCC contains the following coding sequences:
- the gabpa gene encoding GA-binding protein alpha chain, coding for MSKSETEELIEIEIDEREKQACLEEGIEEQTITASDLIQQDIDINEPIGNLKKLLEPRVQFCLDGFDICLQDIQLHPDHSLFDQGVKTDGTVQLSLQIVAKPGEEKLNILEIVKPVETVEVVIDPDAAGEDGALVEEGQLIAVERSSLSDETSEQVTRWAAALEGYRKEQVRLGIPYDPLLWTADQVIHWAVWVMKEFNIDEMEIGSIHIPGRELCSFNQEEFLQKVPNGEILWSHLELLRKYVLASQDQSGGDATVTIDQPVQIIPAQVSTPTAIKVLKHNRGPRAPRISGEERSSPGNRTGNNGQIQLWQFLLELLTDKDARDCISWVGEEGEFKLNQPELVAQKWGQRKNKPTMNYEKLSRALRYYYDGDMISKVQGKRFVYKFVCDLRTLIGYSAAELNNLVTECEQKKLARIQMHGLGQPITTVTLATTLDKDS